Proteins encoded by one window of Monoglobus pectinilyticus:
- the ileS gene encoding isoleucine--tRNA ligase, giving the protein MYRKVSTDLSFVDREKEIVDFWKKNDIFKKSIKNREGAEIFTFFDGPPTANGKPHIGHVLTRAIKDLIPRYRTMKGYLVERKAGWDTHGLPVELEVEKSLGISGKPQIENYGVEDFIKKCKDSVFVYQSDWEEMSDRVGFWADMDNPYVTYHNDYIESVWWALRQIWDKGLLYKGHKIMPYCPRCGTALSSHEVAQGYKDVKENSIIVKFQIKDAPKGEYILAWTTTPWTLPSNVALCVNPSEKYVKIECGDEKYILAKALLEKVLPKDCEYKILEEYIGTDLCGMHYEPLFDFAKPEGDGYRVVADNYVTMEDGTGIVHTAPAFGEDDNRVGVENNLPFINLVDSQGKFVDGTGDLSGLFVKDADKLIIRNLKDRNLAFSVIPFEHSYPFCWRCDTPLLYYACDTWFIKMTAVRDRLLANNETVNWMPDNIKHGRFGNFLENIIDWGLSRSRYWGTPLPIWECGCGHKHVIGSIEELKEMGINCPDDIELHKPYVDEVKLKCPECGGEMTRVPEVIDCWFDSGSMPFAQLHYPFENKELFEKHFPADFISEAIDQTRGWFYTLMAISTLLFDESPYKNVVVMGHVQDEHGKKMSKHLGNVVAPMDVLNQQGADAIRWYFYSNSAPWLPNRFSEKNVSESQRKFLGTLWNTYAFYVLYANIDEFDPTKYTLDIDKLSVMDKWILSKLSGVIKEVDNNLANYKIVESARAITQFTDELSNWYVRRSRERFWTVEMTQDKINAYMTLYTVLVEFSKVCAPFVPFMTEQIYQNLVLSVDKNAPESVHLCDYPSMDEKLSFPEIEKDMDAVRKVVMLGRACRNEANIKNRQPLKKLYIQSNTEINPDYIYIILDELNIKEVEFVEDASGFISYKFKPQMRTMGPKYGKLMRPIFDEVAKMDGAEVMSVLNSGSPLKLNVQGTDVEITKDDVLIETQQMNGLVSDSDGGFTVILDTNLDDALIEEGFLREIISKLQTMRKDSGFEVKDRINIYFSGSNKINDIFVKFADEIKTQTLADEIQNQENDGKEWDINGEKVIISVEKV; this is encoded by the coding sequence ATGTATCGCAAAGTATCAACCGACCTTTCTTTTGTTGACAGAGAGAAGGAAATCGTTGACTTTTGGAAGAAAAACGATATATTTAAAAAGAGTATAAAGAATCGTGAAGGAGCCGAAATCTTTACTTTTTTTGACGGACCGCCTACCGCAAATGGAAAACCTCACATAGGTCATGTTCTTACTCGTGCAATTAAGGATTTGATTCCAAGGTACCGCACGATGAAGGGATACTTGGTTGAGAGAAAAGCCGGCTGGGATACCCACGGTCTGCCAGTTGAACTCGAGGTTGAGAAAAGCCTTGGCATCAGCGGCAAGCCTCAAATAGAAAATTATGGCGTTGAAGACTTTATCAAAAAGTGTAAAGACAGCGTCTTTGTTTATCAAAGCGATTGGGAAGAAATGAGTGACCGCGTTGGCTTTTGGGCCGATATGGACAACCCATATGTAACATACCACAATGATTATATTGAGTCGGTTTGGTGGGCTCTCAGACAAATCTGGGATAAGGGACTTCTCTATAAAGGTCATAAAATCATGCCTTATTGTCCTCGCTGCGGAACCGCTCTGTCCAGCCATGAAGTTGCACAGGGATATAAAGACGTTAAAGAAAATTCTATTATAGTAAAGTTTCAAATAAAAGACGCTCCTAAAGGCGAGTATATTCTCGCATGGACTACCACGCCATGGACCCTTCCCTCAAATGTTGCCCTATGCGTGAATCCGTCAGAGAAATATGTTAAAATCGAATGCGGAGATGAAAAGTATATTTTGGCAAAAGCCCTGCTTGAAAAGGTTCTGCCTAAGGACTGCGAATATAAAATTTTAGAAGAATATATTGGCACAGACCTGTGCGGTATGCATTATGAACCATTGTTTGATTTTGCAAAGCCTGAGGGAGACGGATATAGGGTTGTTGCTGATAATTATGTCACTATGGAAGACGGTACCGGTATAGTACATACAGCGCCGGCTTTCGGTGAAGATGATAACCGCGTCGGAGTTGAAAACAACCTTCCTTTTATAAATCTTGTTGACAGTCAGGGTAAGTTTGTTGACGGCACAGGAGACCTTAGCGGACTTTTTGTTAAGGATGCGGATAAGCTTATAATTCGTAATCTAAAGGACAGAAACTTAGCTTTTTCAGTAATACCTTTTGAACACAGCTATCCGTTCTGCTGGAGATGTGACACCCCTCTTCTGTATTACGCTTGCGACACATGGTTTATAAAAATGACTGCCGTACGCGACAGACTTCTCGCTAATAATGAGACCGTAAACTGGATGCCTGACAATATTAAACACGGACGTTTTGGTAACTTCCTGGAAAATATTATTGACTGGGGTCTGTCACGCTCGAGATATTGGGGAACCCCACTGCCTATTTGGGAATGCGGATGCGGACATAAACATGTTATCGGCTCAATAGAAGAGCTTAAAGAAATGGGAATAAACTGCCCTGATGATATTGAGCTTCATAAGCCATATGTTGATGAAGTTAAATTAAAATGCCCGGAATGCGGCGGTGAAATGACCCGAGTTCCTGAGGTTATTGACTGCTGGTTCGATTCCGGCTCTATGCCGTTTGCACAGCTGCATTATCCATTTGAGAATAAAGAGCTGTTTGAAAAGCACTTTCCGGCTGATTTTATCAGTGAAGCTATAGACCAAACCAGAGGATGGTTCTACACATTAATGGCAATAAGCACATTGCTGTTTGATGAATCTCCTTATAAAAACGTTGTTGTAATGGGACATGTTCAGGACGAACACGGAAAGAAGATGAGCAAGCACCTCGGCAATGTTGTCGCTCCGATGGATGTTCTAAATCAGCAGGGCGCCGACGCTATACGCTGGTACTTCTATTCCAACTCTGCTCCTTGGCTGCCGAACCGTTTCTCAGAAAAGAACGTGTCTGAGTCACAAAGAAAATTCCTGGGTACTCTATGGAACACTTATGCTTTTTATGTTCTCTATGCAAATATAGATGAATTTGACCCGACAAAATACACACTGGATATTGATAAACTTTCAGTGATGGATAAATGGATTCTTTCTAAATTAAGCGGTGTAATAAAAGAGGTTGACAATAACCTTGCCAATTATAAAATTGTTGAGTCAGCCAGGGCTATAACACAATTTACAGACGAGCTGTCCAATTGGTATGTCCGCCGCAGCCGTGAAAGATTCTGGACGGTTGAAATGACTCAGGACAAAATTAACGCATATATGACGCTTTATACTGTCTTGGTAGAATTTTCTAAAGTGTGCGCTCCTTTTGTACCGTTTATGACTGAGCAAATATATCAGAACCTAGTATTGTCGGTTGATAAAAACGCTCCAGAAAGCGTTCACCTTTGTGATTATCCGTCTATGGATGAAAAGCTGTCTTTCCCTGAAATTGAGAAAGATATGGACGCTGTCAGAAAGGTGGTAATGCTTGGCCGCGCATGCCGTAATGAAGCTAACATAAAAAACCGTCAGCCGCTTAAAAAACTGTATATTCAATCAAATACTGAAATTAATCCGGACTATATTTATATAATTCTCGATGAACTCAATATTAAAGAAGTTGAGTTTGTTGAAGACGCCAGCGGATTTATATCATACAAATTTAAGCCTCAGATGAGAACAATGGGTCCGAAGTATGGTAAGCTAATGCGTCCTATATTTGACGAGGTGGCTAAGATGGATGGAGCAGAGGTTATGTCTGTTCTAAATTCAGGAAGCCCGCTGAAGCTCAATGTACAAGGCACTGACGTTGAAATAACAAAAGATGACGTTTTGATTGAAACCCAGCAAATGAATGGGCTTGTTTCAGACAGTGACGGTGGATTTACCGTAATTCTTGACACAAATCTTGACGACGCTTTGATTGAGGAAGGCTTCCTTCGTGAGATAATAAGCAAACTTCAGACAATGCGTAAAGATTCCGGATTTGAAGTAAAAGACCGTATAAATATCTACTTTAGCGGAAGCAATAAAATAAATGATATATTCGTTAAATTTGCTGATGAAATAAAAACACAGACTTTAGCTGATGAAATTCAAAATCAAGAAAATGACGGAAAAGAATGGGATATTAACGGTGAAAAAGTTATAATCTCAGTTGAAAAAGTATAA
- a CDS encoding MraY family glycosyltransferase: MKTEKLFITALQKVSFKAFAIAAYILLFISQRLPMFGINSIELNDVTEGFSISSIAFGMVSKFFDFFGVTTPPEIQLLMIGCIVLLVFGLAALIMSLFGFRLIQVINFCVSAVGTLLSIGFSVLVTLGISSINSSEIGEILEFQPYASIWLPPIFFLIGTLFTYAFAKMPDYALAEGRFFRTIGAALNPKYFLRTFKKDDNTEALFRAKTPLKKKKYVTVSEPKILKKAKKAEKAVKKKKRKKKTEPVTITPPTKKLTALELALAKREHAEALANMQADEENKALFSKRNAAPDYSKTYSSKNQIQNRKQVKNKRALELAKLKASHAEEIASRNEDLF; encoded by the coding sequence ATGAAAACAGAAAAGCTTTTCATAACAGCTTTGCAGAAAGTTAGTTTTAAAGCATTTGCGATTGCTGCCTATATTTTATTGTTTATCTCACAGCGCTTGCCGATGTTTGGAATAAATTCGATTGAACTGAATGATGTAACTGAAGGGTTCAGCATTTCATCAATCGCTTTTGGTATGGTTTCAAAGTTTTTTGACTTTTTTGGTGTGACTACTCCGCCTGAAATACAGCTTTTGATGATAGGCTGTATAGTGCTCCTCGTCTTTGGTCTTGCTGCTCTTATAATGTCTTTATTTGGATTTAGACTTATTCAGGTTATAAACTTTTGTGTATCGGCCGTTGGAACACTTTTGAGCATAGGATTTTCTGTATTGGTTACACTTGGTATTTCAAGCATAAATTCATCTGAAATTGGTGAAATTTTAGAGTTTCAGCCATATGCGTCAATTTGGCTGCCACCGATATTTTTCTTAATCGGAACGCTGTTTACATATGCTTTTGCCAAAATGCCTGACTACGCTTTGGCTGAGGGAAGATTTTTCAGAACTATCGGCGCCGCTCTGAATCCTAAATACTTTTTGAGAACTTTTAAAAAGGATGATAACACAGAAGCATTATTCCGTGCCAAAACTCCTTTAAAAAAGAAAAAGTATGTTACTGTCTCGGAGCCAAAAATCTTGAAAAAAGCTAAAAAAGCTGAAAAAGCCGTAAAGAAAAAAAAGAGAAAGAAAAAAACTGAGCCTGTTACAATAACACCGCCGACAAAAAAGCTAACAGCTTTAGAGCTTGCTTTAGCCAAACGAGAACATGCTGAAGCGCTTGCAAATATGCAGGCGGATGAGGAGAACAAGGCGTTATTTTCAAAAAGAAATGCTGCTCCAGATTATAGCAAAACATATTCAAGTAAAAATCAAATTCAAAACAGAAAGCAAGTTAAAAATAAAAGAGCGCTGGAACTGGCAAAGTTAAAAGCCTCCCACGCTGAAGAGATTGCAAGCAGAAACGAAGATTTATTTTAA
- the adhE gene encoding bifunctional acetaldehyde-CoA/alcohol dehydrogenase, whose amino-acid sequence MVSTVQELEQEIKKVRKAQQEFAKFSQKQVDEIFKAAAIAANKQRLPLAKQAVAETGMGVVEDKVIKNNYAAEYIYNKYKNTKTCGVIEEDSAYGTKRIAEPIGVIAAVIPTTNPTSTAIFKTLISLKTRNGIIISPHPRAKQCTIDAARIVYEAAVKAGAPENIISWIDVPSLELTNMLMGEADTILATGGPGMVKAAYSSGKPALGVGAGNTPAIIDDTADILLAVSSIIHSKTFDNGMICASEQSVIVLDSVYSKVKKEFADRGCYFLKKNEIDKVRKTILINGALNSKIVGQSAYTIAKLSGVDVPETAKILIGEVSSVELSEEFAHEKLSPVLAMYKAKDFDEAIGKAEHLIADGGYGHTSSVYLNAVTEKDKLNKFQAAMKTCRILVNTPSSHGGIGDLYNFDLNPSLTLGCGSWGGNSVSENVGVKHLINIKTVAERRENMLWFRAPEKVYFKKGCLPVALEELGVMGKKKAFIVTDSFLYSNGYTDPVTNKLDEMGIKYSVFSDVAPDPTLACAIDGAKAMTAFEPDCIIAIGGGSAMDAGKIMWVLYEHPEADFMDMAMRFIDIRKRVYTFPKMGEKAMFVAVPTSAGTGSEVTPFAVITDGDSGVKYPLADYELMPNMAIVDADMMMNAPKGLTSASGIDAVSHALEAYASVMATDYTDGLALRSLKMIFEYLPRAYDNGPNDPVAREKMGNAATMAGMAFANAFLGICHSMAHKLGAFHHLPHGVANALMLEEIMRFNASEVPTKMGTFSQYDHPHTLARYAEVADYLGFGGKTDEEKLENLIKGINELKEKIGIKKTIKDYGVDEKVFLDTLDEMVEQAFDDQCTGANPRYPLMKEIKEMYLRAYYGK is encoded by the coding sequence ATGGTAAGTACAGTTCAGGAACTTGAGCAGGAAATAAAAAAGGTAAGGAAAGCTCAGCAGGAGTTTGCGAAGTTCTCACAGAAACAGGTTGATGAAATATTTAAGGCTGCTGCTATAGCCGCCAATAAACAAAGACTGCCGCTTGCAAAGCAGGCGGTTGCAGAAACCGGAATGGGAGTAGTTGAGGATAAAGTAATAAAAAACAACTATGCAGCCGAGTATATTTACAATAAATACAAGAACACAAAAACATGCGGTGTTATTGAAGAAGATTCCGCTTATGGTACAAAGAGAATAGCTGAACCAATAGGCGTAATAGCTGCAGTAATACCGACTACTAACCCGACTTCAACAGCTATTTTTAAGACTTTGATTTCTTTAAAGACAAGAAACGGTATTATCATAAGCCCTCATCCCAGAGCAAAGCAATGTACTATTGACGCGGCGAGAATTGTATATGAAGCCGCTGTAAAAGCGGGTGCGCCTGAAAATATTATTTCATGGATAGATGTTCCGTCGCTTGAGCTCACAAACATGCTTATGGGAGAAGCTGATACTATTTTGGCAACCGGTGGTCCTGGAATGGTTAAGGCCGCATATTCATCAGGAAAGCCGGCGCTCGGTGTCGGAGCCGGAAACACACCTGCGATTATAGATGATACTGCCGACATTCTTTTGGCAGTTAGCTCAATAATTCATTCAAAGACTTTTGACAATGGTATGATTTGTGCTTCTGAGCAGTCGGTTATCGTACTTGATTCCGTATATTCAAAGGTTAAAAAAGAGTTTGCCGACAGAGGATGTTATTTCCTCAAAAAGAATGAGATTGACAAGGTTAGAAAGACCATTTTGATAAATGGAGCGCTTAACTCAAAGATTGTTGGTCAGTCTGCTTATACAATAGCGAAACTTTCAGGAGTTGATGTTCCTGAAACTGCTAAGATATTAATTGGTGAGGTCAGCAGTGTTGAACTCAGCGAAGAGTTTGCGCATGAGAAACTGTCTCCTGTTCTTGCGATGTATAAAGCGAAAGATTTTGATGAAGCGATAGGAAAGGCGGAGCATTTGATTGCTGACGGCGGATATGGACACACCTCAAGCGTTTATCTGAATGCGGTTACTGAAAAAGATAAACTCAACAAGTTCCAGGCCGCTATGAAAACCTGCCGTATATTGGTTAATACCCCGTCATCTCACGGAGGTATAGGAGACCTGTATAACTTTGATTTAAACCCGTCACTAACGTTGGGATGCGGTTCATGGGGCGGCAACTCTGTGTCCGAAAATGTAGGAGTTAAGCATCTTATTAATATAAAAACTGTTGCTGAGAGGAGAGAGAATATGCTTTGGTTCAGGGCTCCTGAGAAGGTTTACTTTAAGAAAGGCTGTCTGCCGGTAGCTCTTGAAGAGTTAGGCGTTATGGGTAAGAAAAAGGCGTTTATTGTTACTGACAGTTTTCTGTACAGCAATGGTTATACCGACCCGGTTACAAACAAGTTGGATGAAATGGGGATTAAATACAGCGTATTTTCAGATGTAGCGCCTGACCCGACCCTTGCCTGCGCTATCGACGGCGCCAAAGCTATGACGGCGTTTGAGCCTGATTGTATTATAGCAATCGGAGGCGGAAGCGCAATGGACGCTGGTAAAATTATGTGGGTTCTGTATGAACATCCTGAGGCTGACTTTATGGATATGGCAATGAGATTTATAGATATTCGCAAGCGTGTGTACACATTCCCGAAAATGGGAGAAAAGGCTATGTTTGTAGCAGTTCCGACATCTGCCGGTACCGGAAGTGAAGTTACTCCTTTTGCAGTAATAACCGACGGCGACAGCGGTGTTAAGTATCCGCTTGCTGATTACGAGCTTATGCCGAATATGGCTATTGTTGATGCTGATATGATGATGAATGCGCCCAAAGGTTTAACGAGCGCGTCAGGTATTGACGCTGTTTCACATGCTCTTGAAGCTTATGCTTCGGTTATGGCAACTGATTATACTGACGGTTTGGCTCTGCGCAGTCTTAAAATGATATTTGAATATTTGCCGAGAGCCTATGATAATGGTCCAAATGACCCGGTAGCGCGTGAAAAAATGGGAAATGCCGCTACTATGGCAGGTATGGCGTTTGCTAATGCTTTCTTAGGTATCTGTCACTCTATGGCGCATAAGCTTGGAGCCTTCCATCATCTGCCGCACGGTGTTGCAAACGCATTGATGCTTGAAGAGATTATGAGATTTAATGCTAGTGAAGTTCCTACAAAGATGGGAACGTTCTCGCAGTATGACCACCCTCATACTTTGGCAAGATATGCAGAAGTTGCTGATTATCTGGGATTTGGCGGAAAGACTGATGAAGAAAAACTTGAGAATCTTATCAAAGGCATAAATGAACTGAAAGAGAAAATAGGAATCAAGAAGACAATAAAAGATTATGGAGTGGACGAAAAAGTATTTTTGGATACGCTTGACGAAATGGTAGAGCAGGCATTCGATGATCAGTGCACCGGAGCAAATCCGAGATATCCGCTTATGAAAGAAATTAAAGAGATGTATTTAAGGGCTTACTACGGCAAATAA
- a CDS encoding phosphotransferase — MKYEKILAERPDKVIYKDGENALKVFNSNYSKADILNEALNQARVEETGLNIPALNQVTMIDGQWVISTKFIEGKTLAQLMDENPEKLDEYLNLFVDLQLEMNKETVPLLNKLKDKMNRKISESGYDATTRYELHTRLESMPKHTKLCHGDFNPSNIIVTDNGTPYILDWSHATQGNASADVARTYLLFCLDGKEELADKYLDLFCKKSDTAKQYVQKWMPVVAASQSVKGKPEEKEFLDRWVNVVEYE; from the coding sequence ATGAAGTACGAAAAAATTCTTGCCGAGAGACCCGATAAGGTTATTTATAAAGACGGCGAAAATGCTTTAAAAGTTTTTAATTCCAATTATTCTAAAGCAGATATATTGAACGAAGCGTTGAATCAGGCCAGAGTTGAGGAAACTGGATTAAATATACCTGCGCTGAACCAGGTTACAATGATTGACGGACAGTGGGTTATTTCCACAAAATTTATTGAAGGAAAAACGCTTGCCCAGTTAATGGATGAGAATCCTGAGAAACTTGATGAATATCTTAACTTATTTGTTGATTTGCAGCTGGAAATGAATAAGGAGACTGTTCCTCTTTTGAACAAGTTAAAAGATAAGATGAACAGAAAAATAAGCGAGTCCGGGTACGACGCTACTACGAGATATGAGCTGCACACCCGCCTTGAGAGTATGCCAAAGCATACAAAGCTTTGCCATGGTGATTTTAACCCGAGCAATATTATTGTCACCGATAACGGAACCCCATATATTCTTGACTGGTCACACGCTACACAAGGAAATGCCAGCGCTGATGTTGCAAGAACATACTTGCTGTTTTGTTTAGACGGCAAAGAGGAGCTTGCTGACAAATATCTTGATTTGTTCTGCAAAAAGAGCGACACAGCAAAACAGTATGTTCAGAAATGGATGCCTGTTGTTGCGGCATCGCAGTCTGTAAAGGGCAAGCCTGAAGAAAAGGAATTTTTAGACAGATGGGTTAACGTGGTAGAGTACGAATAA
- a CDS encoding NADH-quinone oxidoreductase subunit NuoE family protein, translated as MAIPFKGTKEQEEQLKAVIESHKGEKGATIPVLHEAQEIYGYLPIEVQEMISEGLDVPLAEIYGIVTFYTQFSLNPKGVYPIGVCLGTACYVKGSGEILDKMKEILGIDVGECTADGKFSLDATRCIGACGLAPVITIGDDVHGRLTADQVEDILKQYQ; from the coding sequence ATGGCTATACCATTTAAGGGAACAAAGGAACAAGAGGAACAGCTGAAAGCGGTGATTGAATCTCATAAGGGAGAGAAAGGTGCCACTATTCCGGTGCTTCACGAAGCCCAGGAGATATATGGCTATCTTCCTATTGAGGTTCAGGAAATGATTTCTGAGGGTCTTGACGTGCCTCTTGCAGAAATATATGGAATCGTTACTTTTTATACCCAATTTTCTCTTAATCCTAAAGGGGTTTATCCTATAGGAGTCTGTCTTGGAACAGCCTGTTATGTCAAGGGCAGCGGAGAAATACTTGATAAAATGAAGGAAATATTAGGCATAGATGTTGGAGAATGCACAGCTGACGGCAAGTTCTCATTGGACGCTACCAGGTGTATAGGAGCGTGCGGCTTAGCTCCTGTTATTACTATTGGTGACGATGTTCACGGCAGATTGACCGCCGACCAGGTTGAGGATATATTAAAACAGTATCAGTAG
- a CDS encoding ATP-binding protein — translation MQKHYDVDGHDFSIAGEASSNFKSYLKKLGIAPEVIRRVAIAMYEAEINTIIHGGGGICDAEVSKDRITITFRDHGPGIKDIDLAMQEGYSTASDQIREMGFGAGMGLPNIKKYTDGMNIDSKVGVGTTVELIINI, via the coding sequence ATGCAGAAACATTATGATGTAGACGGCCATGATTTTTCGATAGCAGGGGAAGCTTCCAGCAATTTTAAAAGTTATCTTAAGAAGCTGGGTATAGCGCCTGAGGTTATACGCCGAGTTGCCATAGCGATGTATGAAGCTGAAATAAATACAATAATACACGGCGGCGGCGGAATATGCGACGCCGAGGTGTCAAAGGACAGAATTACGATTACTTTCAGAGACCATGGTCCCGGAATTAAAGATATAGATTTAGCCATGCAGGAAGGGTATTCAACCGCCAGCGACCAAATTCGTGAAATGGGTTTCGGCGCCGGAATGGGGCTTCCTAATATAAAAAAATATACGGACGGCATGAATATAGATTCAAAAGTTGGGGTAGGTACAACGGTAGAACTTATTATAAATATATGA
- a CDS encoding [Fe-Fe] hydrogenase large subunit C-terminal domain-containing protein: MSYFHSVTLDKDKCRGCTNCIKRCPTEAIRVRGGKAKIIKGRCIDCGECIRVCPYHAKRAVTDDFEELKNYKYNIALPAPSLYGQFSDISDINVILTGLLKIGFDDVFEVARGAEYISAATKEIYKNRSGSKPFISSACPAVIRLIRVRFPNLIDSIIDLISPMETAGRLARKEAVQKTGLKNEEIGVFFITPCPAKMTSIKSPLTLDKSEISGAISVNDVFAKLFPIIGDIKEPKALMKSSLSGVYWSRSGGEADGAAIENYIAVDGIENVIKILEEIEDDKVSGIDFIELSACLGGCVGGVLNVVNSYVAKNHIKNISKTLHNRPCETKDIDLGSLSCSKKLEYEPVMELDDDFDKAMEMMDELEKIYDSLPQLDCGSCGAPSCKALAEDIVRGFADESFCIVNMKAKVQELATELLASDKDNREEEE, from the coding sequence ATGTCATACTTTCATTCCGTCACACTTGATAAAGATAAGTGCAGGGGCTGTACAAATTGTATAAAGCGCTGCCCTACTGAAGCTATCAGAGTCAGAGGCGGAAAAGCCAAGATAATAAAAGGCCGCTGTATCGACTGCGGCGAATGTATTAGGGTTTGCCCATACCATGCAAAACGGGCGGTAACAGATGATTTTGAGGAACTGAAAAATTATAAATATAATATCGCCTTGCCTGCGCCTTCTTTATACGGACAGTTCAGCGACATAAGCGATATAAACGTTATACTCACCGGCCTTTTAAAAATAGGATTTGACGATGTTTTTGAGGTTGCCAGGGGCGCTGAGTATATAAGCGCGGCGACGAAAGAGATATATAAAAACCGGAGCGGTTCAAAGCCGTTTATAAGCAGCGCGTGTCCGGCTGTTATAAGGCTTATCAGGGTCAGATTCCCTAATCTGATTGACAGCATTATTGACCTTATTTCACCAATGGAAACTGCCGGCCGTTTAGCAAGGAAAGAAGCCGTCCAAAAGACCGGACTTAAAAATGAAGAAATTGGGGTGTTTTTTATAACCCCATGTCCAGCCAAAATGACCAGTATAAAATCTCCGTTGACTTTGGATAAATCTGAAATAAGCGGGGCAATATCAGTTAATGATGTGTTTGCAAAGCTTTTTCCGATTATAGGAGATATAAAGGAGCCAAAAGCTCTTATGAAATCTTCCCTGAGCGGAGTATATTGGTCCAGAAGCGGAGGGGAAGCGGACGGCGCGGCTATAGAAAATTATATAGCTGTTGACGGAATTGAAAATGTTATTAAAATACTTGAGGAAATCGAAGACGATAAGGTTTCCGGTATTGACTTTATTGAACTGTCAGCTTGTCTCGGCGGATGTGTGGGCGGCGTTTTGAATGTTGTCAATAGCTATGTAGCTAAAAATCATATAAAGAATATATCAAAAACTTTACACAACAGACCATGCGAAACAAAAGATATAGATTTGGGTTCTCTGTCATGTTCAAAAAAGCTGGAGTATGAGCCGGTTATGGAACTGGATGATGATTTTGACAAGGCTATGGAAATGATGGATGAGCTTGAGAAAATATATGATTCTCTGCCTCAGCTGGACTGCGGATCATGCGGCGCTCCGTCCTGTAAAGCTTTGGCCGAGGATATAGTGAGAGGTTTTGCCGATGAGAGTTTTTGTATAGTAAATATGAAAGCTAAGGTTCAGGAACTTGCTACTGAGCTTTTGGCGTCAGATAAAGATAACCGTGAAGAGGAGGAGTAA
- a CDS encoding DRTGG domain-containing protein: protein MKISDLVKFGEYEILTNPDYEDKEITGCYIGDLLSWVMGRANSGDMWITVMSNINIVAVATLSDASCIVLAEDVDVESGIIDKANSQNVVILKTAKTSYEAAVDYYKLSSKNV, encoded by the coding sequence ATGAAAATATCAGATTTAGTTAAATTTGGCGAGTATGAGATTTTAACCAATCCTGACTATGAGGATAAAGAAATCACAGGCTGTTATATAGGTGATTTGCTTAGCTGGGTAATGGGCAGAGCTAACAGCGGAGATATGTGGATTACAGTTATGAGCAATATAAATATTGTTGCTGTTGCCACATTGTCAGACGCTTCATGTATTGTTCTTGCCGAGGATGTGGATGTTGAAAGCGGAATTATAGATAAGGCCAATTCCCAAAACGTTGTTATTTTGAAGACAGCAAAAACGAGTTATGAAGCGGCTGTTGATTATTATAAATTAAGCAGTAAAAATGTTTAG
- a CDS encoding PHP domain-containing protein, with amino-acid sequence MFSYDFHIHSALSPCGSMDMTPGNIVNMAKLLEIDAIAVTDHNTIGNAEAVMKAGKSIGVSVVPGMEVETSEGVHVLTLYPNMERAREVSNFVYSRLPDIENKPEIFGIQAYMDENDNIIDYEKKLLISSASISISELFYIVNEAGGLFSPAHVDRDSYSVLSNLGFIPEDIPVEWIEVSKNVEDLEAYLSIRPDLKKYKILRNSDAHYLESMPGQKNFLELNSVDELFNK; translated from the coding sequence ATGTTTAGCTATGATTTTCATATTCATTCGGCATTGTCGCCCTGCGGCAGTATGGATATGACTCCGGGCAATATAGTTAATATGGCTAAGCTTTTAGAGATTGACGCCATAGCTGTAACTGACCATAACACTATTGGAAATGCTGAAGCTGTTATGAAGGCAGGAAAAAGTATAGGCGTATCTGTTGTTCCGGGTATGGAGGTGGAAACTTCCGAGGGTGTTCATGTGCTTACTCTGTATCCGAATATGGAGCGTGCTAGGGAAGTTTCGAATTTTGTATACAGCCGGCTTCCGGATATAGAAAATAAGCCGGAGATTTTTGGAATTCAGGCTTATATGGATGAAAACGACAATATTATTGACTATGAGAAAAAACTGCTCATATCGTCGGCTTCTATATCTATAAGCGAGCTTTTTTATATTGTTAATGAAGCGGGCGGATTGTTTTCGCCGGCCCATGTCGATAGGGATTCATATAGCGTGCTGTCTAACCTGGGATTTATCCCGGAAGACATACCTGTGGAGTGGATAGAAGTTTCAAAGAATGTCGAGGATTTGGAAGCCTATCTGAGTATACGTCCCGATCTAAAAAAGTATAAAATACTTAGAAACTCGGACGCTCACTATCTTGAGAGCATGCCGGGACAAAAGAATTTTCTTGAACTTAACAGTGTTGATGAACTGTTTAATAAATAG